In Sebastes fasciatus isolate fSebFas1 chromosome 8, fSebFas1.pri, whole genome shotgun sequence, the DNA window ATTGCCCTCAACTTTTTTTGCCACCTTGAGTGTTTTTGTAATTCCACTGTAGTAGGTCCCTCAGGTAGCCTTTATCTTTATATTGTGCTTCTTGTGCAACACATCCAGTACTTGTGGCAGTAGCTCCATGTTGAGAAGTGGATTTTCTGTCCAAGTGAGAGAATCGGCGCGGACCTCTGACTGTGCGGTGTGCAGCCTCCTCCTGTGTTTGGGCCTCAGTGAGCGCAAAGAGTCGGCGTTGAATCCTGAATGTCTCTCATGTATGTACAGAGTGAAGGTGGACATTTTGGCTAGTCTCAAGCTCCACAGAAGCAGAACAATGAGGCAGCAGAGCATCACTCCCATCATAGTGTTATAGTAAGTCCCACCGGTGCAGCCTGCCGGGGTACAGGAAGAAAAGTAGTCATCACTGAGTTCAGCGACGGCTCTCTGAGCCACGGAGCTAGGACTGACACAGGTGGGCTCCTCGGAGACGACGGCCCTGTTCCTCAGCAGCCAGTTCCTCAGGTACTGGATCCTACAGTCACAGTGGAAGGGGTTCCCAGAGAGTGAGACCTTTTTCAGACCGACCAGTCTGTCGAAGAGGCCTGGAGACACTGAGGTGAGCTGGTTGTCCTGCACATGGAGCTCTGTGGTGTCTGGGGGAAGATGAGGCAGGTCCACCAGGTTTAAAGAGCTGCAGTTGACCTGCAGACCAGCAGGCAGGAGGGCTGAACACAGGCAGGCTTGACCGGTAGTGTGTGCGCTTAACGTGGCCCAGACGAGGACGGCAGCTAAGCTTAAACCAGAGAGCATCCTGCAGGATGAGGAAAAGGTTATTTTGCACTGTAATGCATAATAATGGGAACAGAGGGGGTGCTTACAGTGCAGCAAGTTGTTACTGTATATTGGAGAAAAACAGACAGTGTCCATAAAGCTGTGTATTGGGACAAGATTAACATTAAGCAACAAACAAAAACTGTTCATCTTCAGAATTTTgatttgttaaaggtcccatattgtaaaaagtatgattttcatgtcttttatattataaagcaggtttaagtgctttataaatactgtgaaagtattgaagcgctcaatatacagagaaatacacagagcccgtattcagaaattgtgcgtttgaaacaagctgttaggatttctgtccatttgtgatgtcacaaatatacaatatttagaccattacacggttttaaacgtaaacattctaaatgtgtcccagtttatacctggttgcagtgtatgttcatgacatcagctgacaggaagtaaacatggacccaaactgttgccaggcaacgcaattctgttgcaattccgttgaaatgcactaaaacggagcatttcagacagaggataaatacaagtatattcaggcagacagtatgaggaaaataaagttttttttaacattacagcatgtaaacatgttctagtagaaacataaaatacaagtatgaacctgaaaatgagcacgatatgggacctttaatgccaAAAGTGAATACATCTATGAGgtgaaatatattaaatatcacTGAGATATAGCCAAATGACAAAGtgaatgtaaaatacaaaccTTTTAGAGTCATACCCACATGGAAGTTACTTCTTGTGGTGCCAGTCAtccttaaaaatgtaattacatgTTCACTGTTCGAGTCCAATGTTGCATTTGAGCTTTAAGAGCGTTTCAAAAGTTCTCCTGAACTGAAAGTATTCCTGTTTTGCTACTGCAGAATAATCGCAGTGTGGGCCGGCGCAACGTCAGTGTGAGGAACACACTGACGGTTATGGTGCATTTGACATGAAGGAAATCCATCTGCTTTAAGGAGATAAGAGTTTATCTATTAAAAACAGAGGCGGGGGCTACCCAAAGCTCTCCTACTCAGTGTTTATTACTGACATCCACTGCAGTACTGAGGGcacatactgcaaaatacagcTGGGATCATGTGCAGCTTCATGTGAAtttaatttgatatttttgagAACCAGATACTGAATGAGCTTGAAGAGCAAATGTTTCTTAATGGGAACTCTGAGCTGCAAAGTAGAAATGGACATACATCCAAGATAATTTACAAAAAGTGGGTTAAAGCTGAGAGGTAAGACAATCACTTCCACTGGCTGACCCTGAGGAACTAACCGTGTAGCAGGTACATTTTCCACCTGTAGGTGGTGTAATGGTACAgattttccttttcattttatAGCACTTTAATGCATGCCCTCTAGTGGAAATGCTGCAACACTAAGTAATGGAAAGTGAGCCTGGAAGTGGAAGATATGGGAGCCTAAAGATAGGGCACAAATGTGAAATGCATTATACAAACGGAGGGAATAAAGTTGAATAAAACAACACATGCATACCATAAGtcatatatttgtttattttgcgTTCTCAACATTGTCACAGTTGAAGTTTTACAATAACTGGGGTCTTACTGACTCACTACTCACTGTACAAACAGAATGCACATAGAAATGAGGCCATTCttgtctttttcctctttttaaaatgtgtctcaCGCCAGACTGAACAGCTTGCagcaggatgtgtgtgttttgtctgtgtgtgtgtatgaaaagAGAGCTGGATGTAAATGGCAGCGAACTTTCTAACAGTCTGTTTCTGATTTCTACAGCAAATGTCCGTTCACAACAGCTGGAGGCAGAGACAATCGATAAATTCATATACCACCCCTCTAATCCATCTATGAGGtgatgtatatactgtacatcctgGTGTTAACTGCAGATATCAGAGTAGAGTACTGATCATATACACATTATGTACAGCTGCTTTAACCCCTCCCGCCCCCCGTCTTGGTCCCTTTACAGCTTCTTAAAGACAAACCGTCCTTCCAAGCAGTTCATCCGTTAGCACACCACAGTCCCGTATTTACACGATGAAAGCCCTCAGCAACAGAAGTGCAATGTTTGTAATTTACACAATGGCTTTGTTGATGTAATGCATGCTGAGCTTCGATAACTACCAGCCTGAAATGGAGCAACAAGAACACGTCAACCAAATCAATCaaaaccaaaagtcaaaatgtatagGCCGATGTTGTTTTTCCCCCCCATCAGCTCACAGTGAAAAGGACACATGATGATCCATGCAGTGCATCGTTGGGGTACTTTCTCACAAACAATGACTGTAGACATCTGAAGCACTACAACACACaccaaaaataaacagattcCTCGGTTTTACATCATCCCAAGATTTCAGATTTATAGCAAAACAATATGAAATCAATGGAAAGACACATTCAATTAATGTCCCATGATATGTCTGTCCTCTGAACTTTCCTTCACATGAGGAGAAATGTGTGAAAATAAGCCTGACTTATGGCAATGGTTTTTCTTTGTGaatgttaaaatacatttacaacCTGAATATCGGGACAAACAGTCACTAATTTACACACTAGAATAGACTCTTATTTGTAAGATGTAGAAAGTTATTCTTTACATAGACCCAGTTCCTTTGTTCAGTTTGCATTTTGTATATTATAACTGCATTTCCTGAAAGAAATGAAAGTGTTCTTTCATATGTGCTTATCCAGCAAAATATTTCTGTTCAGCCCAAAGAGAAGCATTATtcctttttattaaaatatatacacacattcctCTTTCCACTGTGAACTGTGTAAgtaagtatttatatatattcttaaatgaaaaaagttgtatttttcacCTGAAGCTCGTCCTGGACAACAAGATAACAGACTTCCACTCTCAGTGCAAGTCTGCGTTTTTCTGAACATGATTGCACTTAAACTTGCTATGGTAACACTGATTTGTTATACAATGTGCAGAGGATAGCCTCACATTAATAACATTACATGCAAAAATCACTCACTAAGACATTCCACTGAACTCCAAGTCTGTGCCTCTCATAAGACCGCGAGGACAGCCGCACATTAATTTACTGAGAAAGACTCTGACTGGGGtccaaaacaaatataaataaataatgacgcaacatggaaagaagaaaaaaaaacgcacaAATTGGTGGGACGCTTTGCTTGTTGTTAATGTACAAAATCAGTACAAAGATATTGCACATATGATAGAAAAAAATACTTCACTATGTAAGAACTGATTTTAGTCACTCGCCAAAACCGTGTTGgtgaataaaagaaatatactaAACAAGGCAAAAGAAGATTTCAAAAGTGTTTTTGATGTTAAGAGTCAAGAGAGCAGCTGTCGCATATCTTAAAGGCAACAACACGTCCTGTGGGTCCATCTGTAACATTTGAACTGAGCCTCCTAGtgtatttaaaggggaactacgcccattttcaaaatgttatttctatggtctaagacagtccaaaaaatattagtaaacatgaataactctctcccaaatcccaaaactagagtgctaaaactcaaatttgtgatgtcatagagtataaagtgtggagctgctccatagacgatgaatggggcagatgttctagatgacactgagagcacccaggggaatgttctgagcatatgggaacattttctgtttcacaactgagaacactacaatagaataaaccTCATTTGGgtatataaaagaaaacaaaacaaaaatcagcctcccattcagcgtctatggagcagctccacactttatacactATGACATtcacatcacaagtttgagacttacttctctggtttctggctttgagagagagtagctcatgttcacacatattgattgaactttcctaggccatggaaataacaaattggaattcttaatttaggtgatgttcccctttaaaatgtcttttcacACTTAATcttcattactttttttttttttttttacagtttaagcAGTAAACTGAGATTAAAACAACCAACCAGCCCAGTTTATCATTCATAAGAGTTGAAGTCTGCTTTGAGGCTTCAGCCTTTTGAGGCCCGCGTATGCAACAGCTGCCATCCAGAAGCTTCTGATCCACTTGAAAGGCAAAAAAATtccattatatattattataggccGGACTGAATGGGAGTTCACTCCTTTCAGATCTTCATCCTGTTACCACAGAGTCAGTATAATACTGATAAAAATTCaattttgctgataataataataattgtaagtATAATCTTACAAATTACTTTAcgcacaatatactgtacatgaagtCTTGACTAAATAGATTATGCATTAATAATTGGCACATTTATTTATGAGAGCTAGGAGACAACACATATAGCTGTCATCTACAGTAAATACAGCACTAGAACTACGATGACGGAGACTCAGTTGTTTACCTGTCCTTTGATTTTCAGTTAGTGTGAAATGATTATATCGAGGTTCTCCACTACGAATGAGCTCTACGGGAGGGCGACGACAAATTGCATTCATATGATGGTTAGGGATCTGCAAAACCAAAGAGTTCTGAAAAGGCTGTGCACAAGTAAATGATGCCATCGTTGTGACGGAGGAAACAGTCAGCCATGTTCTCGTCTCCTGTCGTCTCTCCCTCCTGATTATGTGAAGGTAAGACAGGCTATTAGAGGGATGAAGCAGTGGGGAGCGGCTTGGTGAGAGAACACGTTATCTCTGCAGCCGTCACGGCCGGGCGGCGTTGTGTGTGTGGAAAACATAGAGCATCTTCCTGTACAGAACCCCCCCCCTTGCAAAAACCCTGATGGGGCCCAGGCCCATGGTCAGGCAAACTAGTAAAGGCCCCTGGTGGAACATTTGAGTCCAATTTCCATCCTGCATATTAGTTGGACCTGGAGGTGAAAAAGGTGACTGCGTGTGACTGGTTCCCATCACAGCAGCAGTAAAACACAGTGGACAGGCCATAGAGTTACGCTGTCAGTCCCTTTGGTGTAAGCAATTGTCCCTCCTTCGTTAAGTCCCCTCCTCTCTGCGTTATAGGAGCATCACACTACGGTGCTGATGCCACTGTGTTTAGGTTTGGGTCCGCCAGGTGCCGAACCCGCTTGCTGACTGTGGTGGTGAGGGGCGTGCTGGGAGTGCGAGGCGTGATGGGAATGCTGGCTGTAATGGCTGTGCTGTGAATGGGGGTGTTGCTGCGAGGTGTAGCCCGGGTGCTGGTGGTACTGCGTGTGGGGAGGcgggtggtagtggtggtggtggttgtaagGCGGGGGGTTCTGAGGGACTTGGCAGTACTGGGAGTGGTGACCGTGGAGCTGCACCGTGTGCGCTACCTGTGCTGTGTGGTGCAGGTTGGTCGGGTGGATCTTGTGGGATATGAGAGTGGGCTGACCGGGCGCGGGGAAAGGGGTGTGGCTCTGGGAGGACGGTTTGCCTCGCTTGCTGCCAAAGAGCGACCCAAGGATGGAAGTCGACGCCGAGTTAGGGATGGAGGGTTGGCCGCAGGGGGGTGCGCCCTCACGTGTCGTGGTGGCTCTCCGGCGCGTGTGTGGACTGCTAATGATGGACCCCTGCAGGCAGGAAAAAAAGGTAACAGCATGCCCGTCAGACACCGTGCAAGCGCTACTGCACAAACAGCTACTGAACTACAGCTACGAGGCGCCGGCAGGATGAATTCacgtttttttctcatttcagATAGCAAAATGTTACAGGGCATGCAAATGAGAAACTAAAAATGTTGTCATGGTGGGCAGCAGCAACGCTAGGAATATTTCAGCTTCAAGATGAAGGGAGCCTATTATCAAAGGAGCTAACTGGCCTGAAACAGCAAAATCTGTAACAAGAGTAATTACATTAACACCATTTAGGAGCATAAATCAACAAATGACATCAACAGGGgtaaaaaagacaacatttcaTCTTCATTGCAGTCAGTGTGCCAAACCCTTTAAGAGTCACACATGCAACTTGTTATAATAGTTTCCACATGCAGAGGATGTGACAGGCAAACTCAGCATCCACACACATTAGCATTCAACTACAAGTCAGAAGGCAGGAGGAACTAAGCTCTTGTGTGCAGACTTCACAACATCCTGGACACTTTTTCCTCCCATTTCTGGGTCCAACACTGCTAACACTATCCATGTATGGATTAGGATTCTCCTAAAATAAAAGCTTGTCCTTTTGGCACATGCTTTGTCTAAGACTGGAGAAAGACCACATGACGCCTTTAAAAGCAGAATGAAATTTTCAGGGTCCCAGACTTCAACCCAACACATGAACTCATGGACACGTGAAATGAGGgagggatgaatgaatgaaatccaCATCTTTATGAGTCCGTGTAACAGTAGAGCTCTGACTATGAAGGCTACGTTCCTCCCTGAACCTTACAGCATTTAAGAGAAGTTGTGGATAAGGGGGAAAAAGAAAGACGGGCTGCAGATGTACAGTTTCCTAGTGCCTCACGGAGCTACCACCCTgccacagagaagaagaagaaccaaATGAAAACCGCTTGGATGTGATTGAATGAAAGACAGAGACAGGCGATAAGGGGAGGGATTAGTAGAATCATGCTTGTTTGAAGATAAGGTGTATATTGGTCATATAACATGACCAAAACAGGAGATCTCTGGCTTCcaaaaaaaggggggggggcAGGATCAGAGGCAGGCAACCCATGCATGCACACTACCTGGGGCAAGCAGGTCATAAGGCATCCcaggaagaaaaaataaatgatccaaACAAATGGACTGAGTCTATGAAGCAAAGAAGGTGTAAGACCAAAAAATAAATGGTGTGTTTTCACAGTGCACATCATCACATAGAGAGTAGCTTGGATACCAGCTGCTTCCAACTTACTTCCATATTGCTGTCTAGTGATCCTGCACTGCTGCGACGCCCCCGCTTGCCTGCCCGAGACATGCAATACCACAGATTAGAGATCGACAGCACTCCTGGATCGACTACAGACCGTTTAGGCCGCCCACCAGTCCCGAATGGGGGGCAGTGCAGTGGATTGTGACTGTGAGTAAGGTCCAAATATGGGCGGGGAAGGGGAGAGCGCGTTCAGGCCTGGGAGGGGTGGTGGGTGACAGGTGGTACTGTGGCTAACTGTGGAGTCACATCTTCACGCAGCCTGGAAACTATATTGAAATTTCAGTGATTTAAGTTTTAAAACGCACTTCGAACTGCTGAAAAGTTTGAATGCATTTCTAATGGACGTCTTTTATAGACCAAGGAAATGTCCACAGGGAAGTTTTTACCAAAAGGTTGCAGGCTATTTTGAAAAACTTTAAACAAGGTTGATGCCAAAACCAAATTTtcccagattttttttaacttgataaaatatgacaacTTGTTTGTTAATGTTGTCACAAGATGTAGATTTTCAAAAGGGGTTGGCGAAAAGCCAGTCTCAGTGACAGTCACGAAGGAGGAGACACATCAAAAGCAATACAGTGGTTGTTGCAACATGGGATGTACAGGCATATACAGGTCCGAGGGCGAACAGAGCACTTTTTGCCGTTGTTAGGCACACTCAGCCAATGATACATGACCAATAATCACACATAAACAGGAAGATACCTGATGTGTATGGAGATAACACAGTAAATACACATGAAATGGGAGTATGgcaggaaaggaaaagaaaacacttaaCAAAAATGACCCCACTAACATGCCACGTCCTGCACCGAAGAGCACAGGAGACAGGAGGGACGTCTACAGACTTCTCCACTGACTGACCTATCAGTTCCCATTGAGGTATAAGAACAAAGCGTATCTTGTTACCAACAGTGAGGCAGACCCCTAACTGGATTTCATTTTGTTATCAAGTTAATCACCCGATAACTTCACATAGCTGTTAtctgtaatgaatgaaatgtactCTTGCTTCAGAGACAGAGCGGCTGCGCTAAACACTGATATTCATGGATGTGAAATGACTATTAAGACTGGAAGTAAAAATCTTGATCTGCTTCAGAATGGTTACACATCAGCACTGATTTGTTTGGTTCACAAATATATGTGAGAGGAAATGGCAAATGATGTTTGAATCAAACATAAGATTATCATGAAATGTCTTCGAGTAAAACAAACTTAGGAGTGCAAAAAGTgcgaggttaaaaaaaaaaagagtgacgATAAAAACATGAAGGGAAATGTTCAGAAATAAACTTATCTAGACGATCAGGGGCAATCTAGAAAAACTGCATTTCTAAGCAATGAACCTCTTCTCATATTCAGTCTATGAATTATAAGGTGGAGCACATCTTAAGTCTCTCTAAAGTATGTTGAGGTTAAACATTGAAGGACACACCGTTCAGACCAAACTATCCAATCACGAGTGAGTTACAGTACATAGTGGATTTAAACTCTAAAATCAATGTATGGTGCCGTGAAACAACATTTTGCTATTTTTTTACCCCCTTGATATCATCACAGAGAGCTGGATGACAGAAGGAGAGCACTTTTCCGTTAAAGAAACAAAGACGTTTTGGCTGTACCTGCTTCGGAGAGGTCTCGCAGGGAGCTGCTGAGGGCGCTCCTCTTCAGGCCCTCGCCCATGGCGTAAGTGTCGTCCAGACTGGCGCGGTTCATGTTTCCGTTGCCGGCTTCCTTCTTCAGACCGGAGCTCTGCGACATGCTGGGCCTCACCAGCCCCTTCTGCTTCTCCAGCTCAGCTGTGGAGAGGAGCCAAGGAAAGACTGAGGTAAGTGGCAGCGGTTTTAACATCTCACTCTGGCCAGGGAACGACTTTATAACTTCTCTGTAATGTATTCATGCACCTTTCCGCTGTCCGAAACTCATGAACGTCCTCTATTGATCTACATCATTTCTAACATCCTGCTTTTTTGAACGTCCAGAAAAAAAACCCTGCTGTCCCGTCTGTTAGCCATCCTGTGAACTCTGTAAACATTCTCCCTCGTAAAGTGCCGCAGTTGAGTAATGCGGACCATgccctgtttctactttacacaGCCAGAGGTAGACAGACTCAGAGGGGGGATgggaggtggaaaaaaaaaaggcagctcACACTCTATTCTGTATTTCTCCATTTCCTGGACCTCGGCAATAGACTCTCGTAGGTCGTCTGTGAACTTCTTGCGGTCCTGGGGGTTGGGCGCATTGAAGTTGATGAGGACTTTGATGTCAGCACCTGGTATCGCTGATGTAAGTCTGATTCCATTTGGGTAATCTGGGGCAGCggcaaagagagggagagacattCACACAAGGGCCATTGATCAAGTTAAAACACATTGGGCGAATCTGTGTGAAGTTTGGGGAGTATAAACAATGTCACAGCCCATTGGTTTGGCCTATCATTACTGCTGGATGCGTTGCTGTGCTGAATCAAACCCCGTGATGTTAACACCGTCGGCTAACACGCCACAGGGATAAAGACGGAATAAAAGGAAATGCCACTCACACTGATTATCAAACAGCATGACTTGCATCCCGTACAGAGAGAAGGACTGTCTGAAGCTGTACGTCACCGagttcttctttttttggaaGATCTTGGTTACCTAAAATCATGCAAAGAGGATATTTTAAGGGTTGGTCtgaagggagagaggagaggagaagaaaggagaggacaggagagggcTTTTACCACGAGGAGGTCGTTGAACAGGAAGATCTCCCGCTGATGCAGGCCCAGCTTCTGGAGCTTGTTGGGATCTGGCACTTCAAACAGACGGCAGTAACACACCAGCCGGCGATGGGGCAGTGACAGCACCTACAAGGCAAAGACACCAACACTTTAGAGGTCATTATGGCCTCAGTCCAAAAGCTAACAAGGAACAGAGGTCACCTCCGAGCAGAATTTAAAGCCAATATAATGACGGGTTTTCTCCTCCTACGTGTTTTGCATTCACAGTGATGTATGAGGTGATGTGGTGACACTTTGGATACTacagtttagagctgcaactaacaattatttcatcattgattaatctgctgattatttaatcaattgattgattgttcggttggtttataaaatatcagaaaatagtgaaaataatccTGTTACATTTATCTAAAGTATCtaaatagcttgttttgtctgaaaaaCAGACCAATCCAAGACATATTCCTATTAATACTATCAGttatgggcactgtagtttacaTTGATCCCACATATACCATTCTGCatctgaaaatagtcccaaacaAATGCACGATTTCCTGATTGAGTAACGCTTACTTAAAAATATAGTGCCCAGTTGTTTTAAGaaattatttagccttcttttaAAATTAAAGTTTTTAGTTGTGACTCGTTTTTAAAGATTGATGTCTATATTGGAAATGAATGGACTTGGGGCTGAGAGCAATTTATAGGGTAGGGAAGTATTGTATCATAGAGTATTGAGACATTGTTGACGATAACAAGCTTTAAACATACCTAATACCATGACGATTTACCGCAGAAACAAAAGATAGCCCAGATAAAATCATTATCCTGTAAACcgtatattttaaaaatggaatTCAGGATAAGTAGTTGTTGCTAAGGGAACAACTTATGAGATCcaaataaacaatattgatgttttttatgtcGTCATTTGAATACATATCACGTTTATTTCACCAGTGAAATGAACTGGTAACATACCATGAAGCATAAGAATTGACTTCATGCACTGATGTAACTTTGAGGAGTCTTAACATACGAGAAAACATGTCCAAAACAAGTACTGTATTTACCATGGCAGTGGTACtttataattaaaatgaatgaagTACAAAATAatgtactactactattagtgcTAAATCAGTGCATAGCTCCTCCCATAAAGATTATGACAACTAATAAAGAAATGTGGGATCTACAGTATATTCTGTGACTgagaggcgt includes these proteins:
- the gp9 gene encoding platelet glycoprotein IX: MLSGLSLAAVLVWATLSAHTTGQACLCSALLPAGLQVNCSSLNLVDLPHLPPDTTELHVQDNQLTSVSPGLFDRLVGLKKVSLSGNPFHCDCRIQYLRNWLLRNRAVVSEEPTCVSPSSVAQRAVAELSDDYFSSCTPAGCTGGTYYNTMMGVMLCCLIVLLLWSLRLAKMSTFTLYIHERHSGFNADSLRSLRPKHRRRLHTAQSEVRADSLTWTENPLLNMELLPQVLDVLHKKHNIKIKAT